The Astyanax mexicanus isolate ESR-SI-001 chromosome 8, AstMex3_surface, whole genome shotgun sequence sequence ATTCTGAAACTGCTCCCGCGCCTGAAAACATCTTTCACACTTAACACAATGTACCAACTCACAGATCAAGAGCACCTAGATCTGGGAAAAGGGTTGAGGAATACTAAGAGTTACAGCACAGGTTATTGATGagagggttgtgggttcagtTCCCTGATTCATAAAGCTTCTACTGTTGAGCTCTGTTGAGAATTCTTGTGGAGACCACATTTCATCTGTGCGTCTAGAATAAGTATGATGAATATGGGTTATGGTCttattttaagtactttttttgtaaacttggtgcaattacacattctcaccagagagatcTCCAAAGCCCTAAATCTCATAAACCTGTAGGTGATCTCTTTAAGTGATAGTGAAAGTATAATCTGATCATTTCCTGGATTAcctgcagggtgtgtgagtgtgtgaatcggTGTGTGTCGTGTCTGGATCTACAAGTTTCCATTAAAGTGAGTTTTCAAGTTTTTGAGTCTCTACAATAGTTCCTGTTTGAGTCGTACAGTGTGGGTATTGTTACCTTGGCTAGTAATGAGAGTTACAGGATGGTTCTGTTCACTTCTCTCCAACAGAGAACCAGGAAACAAGatcttcacactgtaaaatggcagaattcagtatttcagtagttcaggatgagttcagctgttcagtctgccTGGATCTCCTGAAGAATCCAGTGActattccctgtggacacagtttctgtatggtgtgtattaacaAGTGCtgggatgaggaggatcagaagaagatctacagctgccctcactgcagacacaccttcacctcaagacctgtcgtgagtaaaaacaccatgctggctgaggtggtggagaaactgaagaagacaagactccaggctgctcctcctgatcactcttctgctgatcctgaagatgtggagtgtgatttctgtactgggagaaaacacaaagccgtccagtcctgcctggtgtgtctggcctctttctgtgaagctcacctccagcctcactaccaatctccagcctttaagaagcacaagctggtcaaagcctccagacgactccaggagcagatctgctctcagcacgataaactgctggaggtttACTGTCGCACCGACCAGCAGTGTATCTGCATGCTGTGTATGCTGGATGACCATAAAGCACATTATACAGTGTCACTTGCAGCAGAAATATCTGAGaaacaggtaaaaaaataatacagaccTGTATAGGTAGTAAAGTggtaaagtagtaaagtgtgtaaatggagtagctactcccatctcaaCCATTTATACTGATATATTCCTTATCTTATGCAAATCATATATTCATGggattataaaaatgtatataaaatacattgcTTCACATCCCCAAGTAAAACTAATCCTGTATAAATAGGTCtacagaaggcattatcacccacagtggacagcacagtgagcagtaatgattgtgaccggcggcaTATGGTTAGAATTGctcatgcaaacaaacaaacaagtgacTCAGTATTCACATtcagttttaatacagtaaaccccacccacatatcccacaggtcagtgcagtgttcaatAACTTCCATGGGAcacggcaaaagtcatgagacccAAAACCagcatttgaatgttttattattgtgttttgttggctggtttatttgcagaagcaggtggtggaaacacagaggaaatacaaggagagaatccagcagagagagaaggagcttcaggagTTAACAGAAGCTGTGGAGAATCACAAGGTGATTTTTAAAATGGGTAGAAGAATAAAATCTGATTCTCTTTCAGGAACATCACTGTTTATTTCCCCTCCTCCCACCCTGTTATGATAAGCTGCACAACAGTGTGGAGAGTTTTAGTGAAATTTGTATGTTGAATTTTTCATGGTGACTATTGTTCAAAGTTGTCTTAAAGATACATtttctaaaatgtgtttaattatcagaatattttaccacaacaggtTGGACAACTTAAGCTTTACCTATTTAAGCTCTGTATGAAGATATggtaaaaattatgtaaaattaatatcagtaattactgaacatgcagcagcgagtgtcttcagttccttgaaaataaaacagtgtaaaggTTATGATCTGATTGATGTCAaatgttactttcttaaaggggcggagTTATCTGTTATCCCAAGATAACCGGGTGGACGAGGAATTTCTGGATATGTTTTAACTATATTAAGTTAtaaatctatttatctatatatctgttcctctaccagcgctctgctcagacagcagtgaaggacagtgagaagatcttcactgagatgatcctctccattgag is a genomic window containing:
- the LOC111190796 gene encoding E3 ubiquitin/ISG15 ligase TRIM25-like, with protein sequence MAEFSISVVQDEFSCSVCLDLLKNPVTIPCGHSFCMVCINKCWDEEDQKKIYSCPHCRHTFTSRPVVSKNTMLAEVVEKLKKTRLQAAPPDHSSADPEDVECDFCTGRKHKAVQSCLVCLASFCEAHLQPHYQSPAFKKHKLVKASRRLQEQICSQHDKLLEVYCRTDQQCICMLCMLDDHKAHYTVSLAAEISEKQKQVVETQRKYKERIQQREKELQELTEAVENHKRSAQTAVKDSEKIFTEMILSIESIRSEVRQMIRDQEKAAVSRAEERLKRLKQEITELKRRDADLEKLSFTEDHIHFLQVTNTKFILDCLHHLLKEVQIILPPEPKSREDFLQYSCQLTLHPNTAHKLLLLSERNTVVTRSKTVQPYPDHPDRFDEWPQVLCRESLLKQRSHSPVYEQFVWQFGRCSARPDGRCSYTQLLMNSAELRQWEDFTAF